A genome region from Nocardioides cynanchi includes the following:
- a CDS encoding glycoside hydrolase family 6 protein: MANLLFLPALVLSLATGLLPSLAPHPTSPTGRAGSTTPAATAPARSTASDNPFRAYPWGVYQGPMEQTWNPYVQATGHQKKLLGYIAHQPIAHWFGSWNPDDKIAEQVHTYVANAQHGDPNALVQLSIFRMEPWEHEICSRLPTRAERRSYKTWIDRFATAIGNTPMAIVLQPDGPFALCAPHGSTVPSQLVSYAARVLSAQPRTDVYIEAGAADWPMFGSNGGVDAAVDILVRGGIQYAHGFALDTTHEDSVSDEIGRATAIAKTLAARGYPGRTAVINTSSSGHPYKYGQYTGPDAVNPVVCPSVTTAKSVTCETLGIPPTADVAAASWGLSDTAAAQARRHVDAYLWFGRPWLHHVGSQPFAKDRALQLVRSTPYR; this comes from the coding sequence ATGGCGAACCTGCTCTTCCTGCCTGCCCTCGTGCTCAGCCTGGCCACCGGTCTGCTGCCGTCACTCGCCCCGCATCCGACGAGCCCGACCGGCCGGGCCGGCTCGACGACGCCTGCCGCGACCGCGCCGGCCCGGTCGACGGCGAGCGACAACCCGTTCCGCGCCTACCCGTGGGGCGTGTACCAGGGCCCGATGGAGCAGACCTGGAACCCCTACGTGCAGGCCACCGGCCACCAGAAGAAGCTGCTCGGCTACATCGCGCACCAGCCGATCGCGCACTGGTTCGGCTCGTGGAACCCCGACGACAAGATCGCCGAGCAGGTGCACACCTACGTCGCCAACGCCCAGCACGGCGACCCGAACGCCCTGGTGCAGCTGAGCATCTTCCGGATGGAGCCGTGGGAGCACGAGATCTGCTCGCGGCTGCCCACCCGGGCCGAGCGCAGGTCGTACAAGACATGGATCGACCGCTTCGCCACCGCCATCGGGAACACCCCGATGGCGATCGTCCTCCAGCCGGACGGTCCCTTCGCGCTGTGCGCACCGCACGGCTCGACGGTCCCCTCGCAGCTGGTGTCGTACGCCGCCCGGGTGCTGTCGGCGCAGCCGCGCACCGACGTCTACATCGAGGCGGGCGCCGCGGACTGGCCGATGTTCGGCAGCAACGGCGGCGTGGACGCCGCGGTCGACATCCTGGTGCGCGGAGGCATCCAGTACGCCCACGGCTTCGCACTGGACACCACCCACGAGGACTCCGTCAGCGACGAGATCGGGCGGGCCACCGCGATCGCCAAGACCCTGGCCGCGCGCGGCTACCCGGGCCGGACCGCGGTGATCAACACCAGCTCGAGCGGGCACCCCTACAAGTACGGCCAGTACACGGGCCCGGACGCCGTCAACCCGGTCGTGTGTCCCTCGGTCACCACCGCGAAGTCGGTCACCTGCGAGACCCTCGGCATCCCGCCGACCGCGGACGTCGCCGCCGCTTCGTGGGGACTGTCGGACACCGCCGCCGCCCAGGCCCGACGCCACGTCGATGCCTACCTGTGGTTCGGCCGCCCTTGGCTCCACCACGTCGGCAGCCAGCCGTTCGCCAAGGACCGCGCGCTCCAGCTGGTGCGGTCCACGCCGTACCGCTGA
- a CDS encoding LysR family transcriptional regulator, with the protein MLDIQRLRVFRAVVASGSVQAAADHLGYTPSAVSQSLSTLQRETGLVLFEKAGRGIAPTPTARVLAAESEELMGSLSRLGGFVDHLREGHTGSLSIGSFASAAQFWIPQVAKGLRREFPDLVLELSLTEFGPGPGSPERHDIDITTEPADGPGPARPGYSRHVLVEENYRVVAPRGHHLLAEHAERVPMAALDGVPMVDNDFHDNTCGRILAEACRAAGFSPRFVARSEDHHTALAFVAAGIGVTVLPELAVPEATAGIDHRELVNPAPRRRIVAQIRDGAQSAPPVACAIELIEAAVADTVRRRGGR; encoded by the coding sequence ATGCTCGACATCCAACGACTCCGGGTCTTCCGGGCGGTGGTCGCCAGTGGCTCGGTACAGGCCGCCGCCGACCACCTCGGCTACACCCCCTCGGCGGTCAGCCAGAGTCTCAGCACCCTCCAGCGGGAGACCGGGCTCGTCCTCTTCGAGAAGGCGGGCCGCGGGATCGCCCCCACGCCGACGGCCCGGGTGCTCGCTGCCGAGAGCGAGGAGCTGATGGGCAGCCTGTCCCGGCTGGGCGGATTCGTCGATCACCTCCGCGAGGGGCACACCGGGAGCCTCTCGATCGGCTCGTTCGCCTCAGCCGCCCAGTTCTGGATCCCGCAGGTGGCCAAGGGGCTGCGCCGGGAGTTCCCCGACCTGGTCCTCGAGCTGAGCCTCACCGAGTTCGGCCCCGGCCCGGGCAGCCCCGAGCGCCACGACATCGACATCACCACCGAGCCGGCGGACGGCCCCGGTCCGGCCAGGCCGGGCTACAGCCGACACGTCCTCGTCGAGGAGAACTACCGCGTGGTGGCCCCGCGCGGGCACCACCTGCTGGCCGAGCACGCCGAGCGGGTGCCGATGGCGGCCCTGGACGGGGTCCCGATGGTCGACAACGACTTCCACGACAACACCTGTGGCCGGATCCTCGCCGAGGCCTGCCGTGCGGCCGGCTTCTCCCCCCGTTTCGTGGCCCGGTCCGAGGACCACCACACCGCCCTGGCGTTCGTCGCCGCGGGCATCGGCGTCACCGTGCTGCCGGAGCTCGCCGTACCCGAGGCCACGGCCGGCATCGACCACCGTGAGCTCGTCAACCCGGCCCCCCGCCGGCGGATCGTCGCCCAGATCCGGGACGGCGCCCAGTCGGCACCGCCCGTGGCGTGTGCGATCGAGCTGATCGAGGCCGCCGTCGCCGACACGGTGCGGCGGCGCGGAGGTCGCTGA
- a CDS encoding EamA family transporter: protein MTTLAERVRARPHPTRETVLVGAGLLLIYVVWGSVYVAIRYVVQDVPPLLSIGVRYVVAGLLLASYVAARRGTRVLRTSRRALLGCVLLAVLLQVLTNGTTTWAEAAGVQAGPAALLSALAPIGIIMLRLGTGDRPRAVTWLGVVAGFAGLAVLLLGGRSVPGFPLWPSLLVVAAAGCWAVGSFLQPRLDLPVDTFVTAAFQLLVGGALLTLAGLLGGERTSLGFPGETWWVLGYLTLSSVVSYTTYVWLLAHAPISLVSTHAYVNPVVAVVLGWWWLGEPVTWPVVVGGAVVLVAVGLIMAERRRLPEEPPVA, encoded by the coding sequence ATGACGACGTTGGCCGAGCGGGTCAGGGCACGCCCGCACCCCACCCGGGAGACCGTGCTCGTGGGAGCCGGCCTGCTGCTGATCTACGTCGTGTGGGGCTCGGTGTACGTCGCGATCCGCTACGTCGTGCAGGACGTGCCACCCCTGCTCTCGATCGGGGTGCGCTACGTCGTCGCCGGCCTGCTGCTCGCGTCGTACGTCGCGGCTCGGCGGGGGACCCGCGTGCTGCGGACGAGCAGGCGGGCGCTGCTGGGGTGCGTGCTCCTGGCGGTGCTGCTCCAGGTGCTGACCAACGGCACCACGACCTGGGCCGAGGCAGCCGGGGTGCAGGCCGGCCCGGCGGCGCTGCTGTCCGCGCTGGCACCGATCGGGATCATCATGTTGCGGCTGGGGACCGGCGACCGGCCGCGGGCCGTCACCTGGCTGGGCGTCGTGGCCGGGTTCGCCGGCCTCGCGGTGCTCCTGCTGGGTGGGCGCTCGGTGCCGGGCTTCCCGCTGTGGCCCTCGCTGCTGGTCGTCGCCGCCGCCGGCTGCTGGGCCGTCGGCTCGTTCCTCCAGCCTCGACTCGACCTGCCGGTGGACACCTTCGTCACCGCAGCCTTCCAGCTGCTCGTCGGCGGGGCGCTGCTCACCCTGGCCGGGCTGCTCGGGGGTGAGCGGACGAGCCTCGGCTTCCCGGGCGAGACCTGGTGGGTGCTGGGCTACCTGACCCTGTCGTCGGTGGTGTCGTACACGACGTACGTCTGGCTGCTCGCTCACGCCCCCATCTCACTGGTCTCGACGCACGCCTACGTCAACCCCGTGGTGGCTGTCGTCCTGGGCTGGTGGTGGCTCGGGGAGCCGGTGACCTGGCCGGTGGTCGTCGGCGGGGCCGTCGTGCTGGTGGCGGTGGGGCTGATCATGGCCGAGCGCCGCCGGCTGCCCGAGGAGCCCCCCGTCGCCTGA